Proteins from one Salvelinus namaycush isolate Seneca chromosome 34, SaNama_1.0, whole genome shotgun sequence genomic window:
- the LOC120029046 gene encoding kelch-like protein 12, protein MKMSAVRGGTITWRPQPWQDGDSGGGEPLSDSDSEEEDFPDDSTTPLGDYVTHGLKQLLDAQQLCDVTLLVEGKRFMCHRVLLAAVSPYFRAMFTSPLVESRLTEIRLEEVTPSVMETVIQFVYTGEAGLCLDTAEDLFVAANRLQVMPLQDLCSRFLFEHLSVDNCLGMYSLARSHHDQLLLRASLRLVAQHFPRVARQKDFLLLDPGTLGSLLGSDRLGIDSEAEVYDAARRWAEHQPLDRYSHMPALLHHLRPGLLSLEESQRLSQELGPAAAGEGLGGPLRPREGMFEKKIVCVDLKPREDESLNERDFTVDCFDPRTGKWEKLAALGSLLCPGCTAIGGRLFVAGGILRGGTVSTEVHEYDSVLDRWQERSPMVQPRAMLGLLGCGESLYALGGCNRGAMLDSCEILDLASLQWGPGPRLPLPLRSFACAALRGRIYLLGGTTLEQNRAVVHAGVLIYHTLTDSWTRVGLDSGATCLAGGVAVRGGVCAIGGYMRDATKFIDGNYTHLEPLEATGRVLFFREGRGTGVEREVTGAVVSERGGGGGSDRAPSPVVFPGLPRRIAAGGVARWKRRIYVLGGENGSRFYDSVYCWKPGWRSWVQRREKLPGDTGGVSQFGCTTLKFPKKHILSRLRLAREDRNPDDD, encoded by the exons ATGAAG ATGAGTGCAGTCCGTGGAGGAACAATCACCTGGCGGCCACAGCCCTGGCAGGATGGTGATAGTGGGGGTGGGGAGCCCCTTTCGGACAGCGACTCCGAAGAAGAGGACTTTCCCGATGACAGCACCACTCCTTTAGGAGACTACGTCACACATG GCTTAAAGCAGCTACTGGATGCTCAGCAGCTGTGTGATGTCACTCTGTTAGTGGAGGGGAAGAGGTTTATGTGTCACAG AGTCCTCTTGGCAGCGGTCAGCCCGTATTTCCGTGCCATGTTCACTAGCCCGTTGGTGGAGTCCCGCCTCACTGAGATCCGATTGGAGGAGGTGACGCCATCAGTCATGGAGACTGTCATCCAGTTTGTCTACACTGGGGAGGCGGGGCTCTGCCTGGACACGGCCGAGGACCTGTTTGTGGCGGCCAATCGGCTTCAAGTGATGCCTCTGCAGGACCTGTGCTCCAG gttCCTGTTTGAACACCTGTCTGTGGACAACTGCCTGGGCATGTACTCTCTGGCCCGCTCCCACCACGACCAGCTGCTCCTGAGGGCCTCTCTGAGGCTGGTGGCCCAGCACTTCCCACGCGTGGCCCGCCAGAAGGACTTCCTGCTGCTGGACCCAGGTACCCTGGGCAGCCTGCTGGGCTCTGACCGCCTGGGCATAGACTCTGAGGCAGAGGTGTATGACGCGGCGCGCCGCTGGGCCGAGCACCAGCCCCTGGACCGTTACAGCCACATGCCGGCCCTGCTCCACCACCTCCGCCCTGGCCTGCTGTCCCTGGAGGAGAGCCAGCGGCTGAGCCAGGAGCTGGGCCCTGCGGCGGCCGGGGAGGGCCTGGGGGGTCCGCTGAGGCCCCGGGAAGGCATGTTCGAGAAGAAGATAGTGTGTGTGGACCTAAAGCCACGGGAGGACGAGTCGCTGAACGAGAGGGACTTCACGGTGGACTGCTTCGACCCACGCACAGGAAAATGGGAGAAGCTGGCTGCCCTGGGCTCTCTGCTGTGCCCAGGTTGCACGGCCATTGGGGGGCGGCTGTTCGTAGCGGGGGGCATTCTGCGGGGGGGCACGGTGTCCACGGAGGTCCATGAGTATGACTCTGTGTTGGATCGCTGGCAGGAGCGGTCGCCCATGGTGCAGCCCCGGGCCATGCTGGGTCTGCTGGGCTGTGGGGAGTCACTCTACGCCCTGGGGGGCTGCAACAGAGGAGCCATGCTGGACTCCTGTGAGATCCTGGACCTGGCCTCTCTCCAGTGGGGCCCCGGGCCCCGTCTGCCCCTGCCACTGCGCTCCTTTGCCTGTGCCGCTCTGCGCGGCCGCATCTACCTGCTGGGCGGCACCACGCTGGAGCAGAACCGGGCGGTGGTGCACGCTGGCGTGCTCATCTACCACACCCTGACTGACTCGTGGACCCGCGTGGGACTGGACTCTGGCGCCACCTGCCTGGCCGGAGGGGTGGCGGTGCGGGGAGGGGTCTGTGCCATTGGAGGCTACATGAGGGACGCCACGAAGTTTATAGATGGAAACTACACCCATCTGGAACCTCTAGAAGCCACGGGGCGGGTGCTGTTCTTCAGGGAGGGCCGGGGCACAGGGGTGGAAAGGGAGGTGACAGGGGCGGTGGTGTCTGAGAGGGGCGGGGGCGGGGGGAGTGACCGAGCCCCCAGTCCGGTGGTTTTCCCGGGGTTGCCCAGGCGGATTGCTGCCGGGGGCGTAGCCAGGTGGAAACGCAGGATATACGTCCTGGGCGGGGAGAACGGCTCCCGTTTCTATGACAGTGTGTACTGTTGGAAGCCTGGCTGGCGCAGCTGGGTCCAGAGACGGGAGAAACTACCCGGAGACACGGGGGGAGTCAGCCAATTTGGCTGTACCACCCTCAAGTTCCCCAAGAAACACATCCTGTCCCGGCTGAGACTGGCTCGGGAGGACCGCAATCCTGATGATGACTAG
- the fbxo46 gene encoding F-box only protein 46: protein MDRDTFSHIRLWCPRPFGTYSQNKPRSTGTGGSGAAPSLCKADTAGRTSLEAGGGVDGQEEEDAGSENTPPDADPASAPQAPSTPPGATQMEDGRVLLDTWYVIKPGNTKEKIAFFVAHQFSGVGLPRPSAIKVKGNWATDCTKAKRRRRCSSYDPPARAQASVIPAPPPPEPSTLEDLPGVSETDLLSVAEMVALVEQRTAMALQGMGAQGQTAPEDPEHTLLRGTVSDPSPMVFLSESPDPPHPSHGALEEEEQQQEEEEQESRRVAQVVAHFESQHQLLENTLRPASGLDSPRERERSGDSGSAGPTHGRGEVRIAFRVSSLDPRSQSEPAGRPCCMFMSCGGGGGQTGARANEKITCDLYQLVSPSSRDPSLLLAGSPKADPHGEGHTDRPASSSPDPSRELGSGEKKPVARERVTGFHVEVVVTGAVDQCVFYGKDSTENVQEETVCFAMPSGVSPADGSEDPPPGQLFFLQPQRGSDEDSGSGMCSLDCANNNNPAVDAADRPDSPLAGVEDCSDPSLCRLYRHVSHHFLEIRFQIQRLLEPRQYMLLLPDHIMVNIFSYLPTRSLAALKCTCYDFKVLIETYGVPATDSRWNQDPLYREDPCKQCKRQYERGDVSLCRWHPKPYHHDLPYGRSYWMCCRRTDKDTPGCCVGLHDNNWVLQPCELVQTRAKREDGR, encoded by the coding sequence ATGGACCGAGATACCTTCTCCCACATCCGACTGTGGTGCCCACGCCCCTTTGGCACCTACTCCCAGAACAAGCCCCGAAGTACGGGTACGGGGGGCAGTGGGGCAGCCCCCTCCCTCTGCAAGGCTGACACTGCGGGGCGCACGTCGCTGGAGGCCGGGGGAGGCGTGGATGGCCAGGAGGAGGAGGATGCCGGCTCCGAGAACACTCCCCCAGACGCCGACCCGGCATCGGCACCGCAggccccctccacccctcccggCGCCACACAGATGGAGGATGGGAGGGTGCTGCTGGACACCTGGTACGTCATTAAGCCGGGCAACACCAAGGAGAAGATTGCCTTCTTCGTGGCCCACCAGTTCAGTGGGGTGGGCCTGCCTCGACCCAGCGCCATAAAGGTGAAAGGGAACTGGGCCACGGACTGCACTAAGGCCAAGCGTAGGCGCCGCTGCTCCTCCTATGACCCCCCCGCCCGGGCCCAGGCCAGCGTTATTCCCGCCCCCCCGCCCCCAGAGCCCTCCACCCTAGAGGACCTCCCCGGCGTGAGTGAGACTGACCTGCTGTCCGTGGCGGAGATGGTGGCCCTGGTAGAGCAGCGTACAGCCATGGCCCTTCAGGGCATGGGGGCCCAGGGACAGACTGCCCCAGAAGACCCCGAGCACACACTCCTGCGGGGCACAGTCTCCGACCCCAGCCCCATGGTGTTCCTGTCAGAGAGCCCTGACCCCCCACACCCCTCGCATGGTgccctggaggaggaggagcagcagcaggaggaggaggagcaggagtcGCGGCGTGTGGCTCAGGTCGTAGCCCACTTTGAGTCCCAACATCAACTCCTGGAGAACACACTGAGGCCCGCGTCGGGCCTGGACTCTCCCAGGGAGAGGGAGCGGAGCggggactctggcagcgccgggcCCACCCACGGCCGAGGCGAAGTGAGGATAGCCTTCCGGGTGTCCAGCCTGGATCCTCGCTCGCAGTCGGAGCCCGCAGGCCGGCCCTGCTGCATGTTCATGAGctgtgggggaggaggggggcagACGGGGGCCCGGGCCAACGAGAAGATCACCTGTGATCTCTACCAGCTGGTCAGCCCCTCGTCACGTGACCCCAGCCTCCTGCTGGCCGGCTCTCCAAAAGCTGACCCCCATGGGGAGGGCCATACGGACCGGCCAGCCTCCAGCAGCCCGGACCCCAGCCGGGAGCTCGGCTCTGGGGAGAAGAAGCCTGTGGCCCGGGAGAGGGTGACTGGCTTCCACGTGGAGGTGGTGGTCACGGGTGCTGTGGAccagtgtgtgttctatggcaAGGACAGCACAGAGAATGTGCAAGAGGAGACGGTGTGTTTCGCCATGCCCAGTGGGGTCAGCCCTGCCGACGGCTCAGAGGACCCCCCTCCAGGCCAGCTGTTCTTCCTGCAGCCCCAGAGAGGGTCTGACGAGGACAGTGGCAGTGGAATGTGCTCTTTGGACTGTGCCAATAACAACAATCCTGCTGTGGATGCTGCTGACCGGCCGGACTCCCCCCTGGCCGGCGTGGAGGACTGCTCGGACCCCTCCCTGTGCCGTCTCTACCGCCACGTCTCTCACCACTTCCTGGAGATCCGCTTCCAGATCCAGCGGCTGCTGGAGCCTCGTCAGTACATGCTGCTACTGCCCGACCACATCATGGTCAACATCTTCAGCTACCTGCCCACCCGCTCGCTGGCCGCCCTCAAGTGCACCTGCTACGACTTTAAGGTTCTGATTGAGACGTACGGTGTGCCCGCCACCGACTCGCGCTGGAACCAGGACCCGCTGTACCGCGAAGATCCCTGCAAGCAGTGCAAGCGGCAGTACGAACGGGGCGACGTGTCTCTCTGCCGCTGGCACCCCAAACCTTACCACCACGACCTGCCTTATGGACGCTCCTATTGGATGTGCTGCCGGCGCACGGACAAGGACACACCAGGCTGCTGCGTGGGGCTGCATGACAACAACTGGGTACTGCAGCCCTGCGAGCTGGTGCAGACCCGCGCTAAGAGGGAGGACGGGAGGTAA
- the sars2 gene encoding serine--tRNA ligase, mitochondrial isoform X1, with amino-acid sequence MATCIGIAVRLGTLNVLKPVSRHFTRQGTNVFTPSRSTHEVRSSLYEHVRDGYSDKPDLDMRLVCEETDKVIANVETRKGDLRGADVREIVCVWQQLEAVRKEISQLEKQKKVISHRVRALVDQNDKKALSNIPEFKEATKEGREIRHRLSQLYPRESELEEEHYGRALRLPNTTHPDVPIGDESQARVVELVGQKPEFDFKPRRHLEIGEELGLIRQRRLAHVSGHRSYYLRGAGARLQSALQNFALETLQQRGFIPMVVPDMLKGAVFEGCGMQPHAHRSQVYSLDPACFPDLNLAGTGEVGIAGYFMDHAVNWKDLPVRSVCSSTCYRAETDTGRETWGLYRVHHFNKVEMFGVTADETGEESSQMLEEFLSLQKEIFSSLELHYRVLDMPTQELGRPAHRKYDIEAWMPGRDSYGEISSGSNCTDYQSRRLNILYEGEDGSLHYAHTVNATACAIPRTIIAILETHQTKEGTVLVPRALQPFLGLEVIEKPKYIPLKYIGPNQPNRMPRPVPKPR; translated from the exons ATGGCGACTTGCATTGGCATTGCTGTTCGGCTTGGCACATTGaatgtcttaaaacctgtttCAAGACACTTTACAAGGCAGGGGACAAACGTATTTACCCCCAGCCGCTCCACACATGAGGTGCGAAGTAGTCTGTACGAACATGTCCGCGATGGCTACAGTGACAAGCCAGACTTGGACATGCGACTTGTGTGCGAGGAGACTGACAAAGTCATTGCCAATGTGGAGACTCGGAAAGGGGACCTACGGGGAGCAGATGTCAGGGAGATC GTGTGTGTTTGGCAGCAACTTGAGGCAGTGCGAAAGGAAATCTCACAGCTGGAGAAGCAGAAGAAAGTGATCAGTCATAGAGTTCGGGCTCTTGTG GACCAGAATGACAAGAAAGCCCTATCTAAT ATTCCTGAGTTCAAGGAGGCTACGAAGGAGGGTCGGGAGATCCGTCATCGGCTGAGCCAGCTTTACCCCCGAGAGAGTGAGCTGGAGGAGGAGCACTATGGCCGAGCCCTGAGGCTGCCCAACACCACACACCCCGATgtg CCAATTGGAGATGAGAGCCAAGCGAGAGTGGTGGAGCTGGTTGGACAGAAGCCAG AGTTTGACTTCAAACCCAGGAGACACCTAGAGATCGGGGAGGAGCTTGGTCTTATCAGACAGAG GCGTCTTGCCCATGTCTCAGGTCATAGGTCATACTATCTAAGGGGAGCGGGGGCCAGACTCCAGTCTGCTCTACAGAACTTCGCCCTGGAAACACTGCAGCAGCGG gGGTTTATACCTATGGTTGTGCCAGACATGCTGAAGGGGGCTGTATTT GAGGGTTGTGGAATGCAGCCCCATGCCCACAGGTCTCAGGTGTACTCTCTGGACCCCGCCTGcttccctgacctcaacctggcTGGCACAGGGGAGGTGGGCATAGCAG GTTATTTTATGGACCATGCTGTTAACTGGAAGGACCTTCCTGTCAG GTCTGTGTGCAGTAGCACATGTTACAGGGCTGAGACGGACACAGGCAGAGAGACTTGGGGCCTTTACAGAGTACATCACTTCAACAAG GTGGAGATGTTTGGTGTGACTGCAGATGAGACTGGGGAGGAGAGCTCTCAGATGCTGGAGGAGTTCCTGTCCCTGCAGAAGGAGATCTTCTCCTCCCTGGAGCTCCACTATAG AGTACTGGACATGCCCACCCAGGAGCTAGGTCGCCCAGCACACAGGAAGTACGACATTGAGGCCTGGATGCCAGGGAGGGACAGCTATGGCGAG ATCTCCAGTGGGTCTAACTGTACAGACTACCAAAGCAGACGCCTCAATATCCTATATGAGGGGGAGGATGGTAGCCTACACTATGCTCATACG GTGAATGCCACAGCGTGTGCTATTCCCCGTACTATCATTGCTATACTggagactcatcagaccaag GAAGGGACAGTGTTAGTGCCTCGTGCCTTGCAGCCCTTCCTGGGGTTGGAGGTGATTGAAAAGCCCAAATACATTCCTTTGAAATACATCGGACCAAACCAGCCCAATCGCATGCCCCGCCCTGTCCCAAAGCCCAGATGA
- the sars2 gene encoding serine--tRNA ligase, mitochondrial isoform X2, which produces MATCIGIAVRLGTLNVLKPVSRHFTRQGTNVFTPSRSTHEVRSSLYEHVRDGYSDKPDLDMRLVCEETDKVIANVETRKGDLRGADVREIDQNDKKALSNIPEFKEATKEGREIRHRLSQLYPRESELEEEHYGRALRLPNTTHPDVPIGDESQARVVELVGQKPEFDFKPRRHLEIGEELGLIRQRRLAHVSGHRSYYLRGAGARLQSALQNFALETLQQRGFIPMVVPDMLKGAVFEGCGMQPHAHRSQVYSLDPACFPDLNLAGTGEVGIAGYFMDHAVNWKDLPVRSVCSSTCYRAETDTGRETWGLYRVHHFNKVEMFGVTADETGEESSQMLEEFLSLQKEIFSSLELHYRVLDMPTQELGRPAHRKYDIEAWMPGRDSYGEISSGSNCTDYQSRRLNILYEGEDGSLHYAHTVNATACAIPRTIIAILETHQTKEGTVLVPRALQPFLGLEVIEKPKYIPLKYIGPNQPNRMPRPVPKPR; this is translated from the exons ATGGCGACTTGCATTGGCATTGCTGTTCGGCTTGGCACATTGaatgtcttaaaacctgtttCAAGACACTTTACAAGGCAGGGGACAAACGTATTTACCCCCAGCCGCTCCACACATGAGGTGCGAAGTAGTCTGTACGAACATGTCCGCGATGGCTACAGTGACAAGCCAGACTTGGACATGCGACTTGTGTGCGAGGAGACTGACAAAGTCATTGCCAATGTGGAGACTCGGAAAGGGGACCTACGGGGAGCAGATGTCAGGGAGATC GACCAGAATGACAAGAAAGCCCTATCTAAT ATTCCTGAGTTCAAGGAGGCTACGAAGGAGGGTCGGGAGATCCGTCATCGGCTGAGCCAGCTTTACCCCCGAGAGAGTGAGCTGGAGGAGGAGCACTATGGCCGAGCCCTGAGGCTGCCCAACACCACACACCCCGATgtg CCAATTGGAGATGAGAGCCAAGCGAGAGTGGTGGAGCTGGTTGGACAGAAGCCAG AGTTTGACTTCAAACCCAGGAGACACCTAGAGATCGGGGAGGAGCTTGGTCTTATCAGACAGAG GCGTCTTGCCCATGTCTCAGGTCATAGGTCATACTATCTAAGGGGAGCGGGGGCCAGACTCCAGTCTGCTCTACAGAACTTCGCCCTGGAAACACTGCAGCAGCGG gGGTTTATACCTATGGTTGTGCCAGACATGCTGAAGGGGGCTGTATTT GAGGGTTGTGGAATGCAGCCCCATGCCCACAGGTCTCAGGTGTACTCTCTGGACCCCGCCTGcttccctgacctcaacctggcTGGCACAGGGGAGGTGGGCATAGCAG GTTATTTTATGGACCATGCTGTTAACTGGAAGGACCTTCCTGTCAG GTCTGTGTGCAGTAGCACATGTTACAGGGCTGAGACGGACACAGGCAGAGAGACTTGGGGCCTTTACAGAGTACATCACTTCAACAAG GTGGAGATGTTTGGTGTGACTGCAGATGAGACTGGGGAGGAGAGCTCTCAGATGCTGGAGGAGTTCCTGTCCCTGCAGAAGGAGATCTTCTCCTCCCTGGAGCTCCACTATAG AGTACTGGACATGCCCACCCAGGAGCTAGGTCGCCCAGCACACAGGAAGTACGACATTGAGGCCTGGATGCCAGGGAGGGACAGCTATGGCGAG ATCTCCAGTGGGTCTAACTGTACAGACTACCAAAGCAGACGCCTCAATATCCTATATGAGGGGGAGGATGGTAGCCTACACTATGCTCATACG GTGAATGCCACAGCGTGTGCTATTCCCCGTACTATCATTGCTATACTggagactcatcagaccaag GAAGGGACAGTGTTAGTGCCTCGTGCCTTGCAGCCCTTCCTGGGGTTGGAGGTGATTGAAAAGCCCAAATACATTCCTTTGAAATACATCGGACCAAACCAGCCCAATCGCATGCCCCGCCCTGTCCCAAAGCCCAGATGA